Part of the Janibacter endophyticus genome is shown below.
CGCGACGGGCGGGACGCGCGGCCGTGTCGGACCAGCGTGCCTCCATGCGGTGGCGGCCCTGAGCGTCCGTGACCCGGACCCAGGTGCACCTCAGCCGCGGCGTCGGGCGCTGCGTGGTGATGGTTGAAACGGTCATCTGGACACCTCCTGTTTACCTTGCATTCATCTTAGCACGAAGGTGAACGGAAGGTGAACGACCGCCACGGCGGCGGTACCCGACGAGCCGGCGGGCTCCCCCCTTCGCCCTCGGTAGGGTGGCCGCCATGACGACGAAGGTGGCGGTCATCGGGGCCGCGGGACGCATGGGATCGACGGTCTGCGCTGCGGTGGAGGGCGCTGACGACATGGAGCTCGTGGGCCGCTTCGACGACGGGGACGACCTCGGCGACCTGGGCGGCGCCGACGTCGTCGTCGAGTTCTCGGTGCCGAGCGCGAGCGCCGCCAACGTCGCGCACTGCGTCGAGAGCGGCATCCACGTCGTCGTCGGGACGACCGGCTGGGGCGAGGCGGCGCTCGAGACGCTTCGGGAGCAGGTCTCCGCGCAGGACGGCGTCGGTGTTCTCATCGCCCCGAACTTCGCGATCGGCGCGATCCTCATGATGTCCTTCGCCCGCCAGGCGGCCCGCTTCTACGAGTCGGTCGAGGTCATCGAGCTGCACCACCCCGACAAGGTCGACGCACCGAGCGGCACCGCCGCCCGGACCGCCGACCTCATCGGCGCGGCCCGCGAGGAGGCCGGCCTCGGCCCGGTCCCGGACGCGACGACCGACGACCCGGACGGTGCGCGCGGCGCCCTCGTGCACGGAGTGCCGGTGCACGCCGTGCGGCTGCGTGGGCTCGTCGCGCACCAGGAGGTGCTCCTCGGCGGCGAGGGCGAGATGCTCACCCTGCGGCACGACTCCTTCGACCGCGTGTCCTTCATGCCCGGGGTGCTCCAGGGCGTCCGCCACGTCGCCGAGCACCCCGGTGTCACCGTCGGCCTCGAGCACTACCTCGGCCTCTGAGAGACCGACGGGGATGACGAAGGGGTGGGTGCCGGCGGTTGCCGGCACCCACCCCTTCGCGGGTTGATCAGCTGATCAGCTGGCGTCCTCGGAGGATGCCGGAGCGCCCTCGGGCTGCGCGGCGACCAGGGCGTCGGACTCGGCGTTGTCCGAGCCCTGCTCGACCGACTCGCCGTCACCGCGGCCACGGCCGCCACGACGGCGGCGTCGGCCACCCTCGCGGTCGCCGTCACGGCCACCCTCACGGTCGCCGTCGCGGTCGCGGCGCTCACGGCGCTCGCCACCGTCACGGTCGCCGCGCTCACGACGCTCGCCACCGTCACGGTCGCCGCCACCGGAGGCGTCGGCCGCGGCCTGCTGCTCCTCGGTGAGGACCGCAGCCAGGCTCAGCTTGCCGCGCGGGTCGATCTCCTTGAGCTCGACCTGGACCGTCTGGCCCACGCCGAGGACGTCCTCGACGGCGTCGATCCGCTTGCCGCCGACGAGCTTGCGCACCTCGGAGATATGCAGCAGACCGTCCTTGCCGGGCAGGAGCGAGATGAACGCGCCGAAGGTCGTCGTCTTGACGACGGTCCCGAGGAAGCGCTCACCGATCTCCGGCATCTGCGGGTTGGCGATCGAGTTGATCGCGTTGCGTGCCGCCTCCGCGGACGGGCCGTCCACCGCACCGATGAAGACGGTGCCGTCGTCCTCGATGCTGATGTCCGCGCCGGTGTCGTCCTGGATCTGGTTGATCATCTTGCCCTTCGGGCCGATGACCTCACCGATCTTGTCGACGGGGACCTGGACCGTGATGATCCGCGGCGCAGTGGGTGCCATCTCGTCCGGGGCGTCGATGGCCTCGTTCATCACGTCGAGGATGTGCAGACGCGCGTCGCGAGCCTGGGTCAGCGCGCCGGCCAGGACCGAGGCGGGGATGCCGTCGAGCTTGGTGTCGAGCTGGATCGCGGTGATGAACTCCTTGGTGCCGGCGACCTTGAAGTCCATGTCACCGAAGGCGTCCTCCGCACCGAGGATGTCGGTGAGGGCCGCGTAGCGGGTCTCCCCGTCGACCTCGTCGGAGACCAGGCCCATCGCGATGCCCGCGACGGCGGCGCGCAGCGGCACACCCGCGTTGAGCAGCGAGAGGGTCGAGGCGCAGACCGAGCCCATGGACGTCGAGCCGTTGGAGCTGAGCGCCTCGGACACCTGACGGATCGCGTAGGGGAACTCCTCGCGGGGCGGGAGCACCGGCATGAGCGCCCGCTCGGCGAGCGCACCGTGGCCGATCTCGCGACGCTTCGGCGAGCCGACCCGGCCGGTCTCACCGGTCGAGTACGGCGGGAAGTTGTAGTTGTGCATGTAGCGCTTCTTGCTCACCGGGCTCAGCGAGTCGATCTGCTGCTCCATCTTGAGCATGTTGAGCGTGGTGACACCCAGGATCTGGGTCTCGCCGCGCTCGAAGATCGCGGAGCCGTGCACGCGCGGCAGGACCTCGACCTCGGCGCCGAGCGCGCGGATGTCGGCGAGGCCACGACCGTCCATGCGGATCTTGTCGCGCAGGATGCGCTCGCGGACGAGCTGCTTCTGCACCGAGCGGAAGGCGGCGGAGAGCTCCTTCTCACGACCGGCGAAGGTCGCGCCCTCGGCACCGGCGAGCTTCTCGACGAGACGCGCCTTGATGTCGTCGAGGGTGCCCTCGCGCTCGGCCTTGCCGGCGATGGTCAGGGCCTTGGCGGTCTCCTCGGAGACCTCGGCCTCGACGGCGGCGTAGGCGTCGTCCTGGTAGTCCAGGAAGCGCGGGAACTCCTCGACCGGCTTGGCGGCCTTGGCGGCCAGGTCGGCCTGGGCCTCGCAGAGGACCTTGATGAACTTCTTCGACGCCTCGAGACCCTCGGCGACGACCTCCTCCGTGGGAGCGGTCTTGCCCTGGTTCTTCACGAGGTCCCAGGTGGACTCGGTGGACTC
Proteins encoded:
- the dapB gene encoding 4-hydroxy-tetrahydrodipicolinate reductase, whose product is MTTKVAVIGAAGRMGSTVCAAVEGADDMELVGRFDDGDDLGDLGGADVVVEFSVPSASAANVAHCVESGIHVVVGTTGWGEAALETLREQVSAQDGVGVLIAPNFAIGAILMMSFARQAARFYESVEVIELHHPDKVDAPSGTAARTADLIGAAREEAGLGPVPDATTDDPDGARGALVHGVPVHAVRLRGLVAHQEVLLGGEGEMLTLRHDSFDRVSFMPGVLQGVRHVAEHPGVTVGLEHYLGL
- a CDS encoding polyribonucleotide nucleotidyltransferase, with product MEGPEIQFAEAVIDNGSYGTRTVRFETGRLAKQAGGAVAAYLDGETMLLSTTTAGKHPKDHFDFFPLTVDVEERMYAAGRIPGSFFRREGRPGTDAILTCRLIDRPLRPSFVKGLRNEVQVVITVLSIHPDHQYDVLAINAASLSTQISGLPFSGPIGGVRVSLIDGQWVAFPNFSDAERSTFDMVVAGRMVDGDGGSDVAVMMVEAESTESTWDLVKNQGKTAPTEEVVAEGLEASKKFIKVLCEAQADLAAKAAKPVEEFPRFLDYQDDAYAAVEAEVSEETAKALTIAGKAEREGTLDDIKARLVEKLAGAEGATFAGREKELSAAFRSVQKQLVRERILRDKIRMDGRGLADIRALGAEVEVLPRVHGSAIFERGETQILGVTTLNMLKMEQQIDSLSPVSKKRYMHNYNFPPYSTGETGRVGSPKRREIGHGALAERALMPVLPPREEFPYAIRQVSEALSSNGSTSMGSVCASTLSLLNAGVPLRAAVAGIAMGLVSDEVDGETRYAALTDILGAEDAFGDMDFKVAGTKEFITAIQLDTKLDGIPASVLAGALTQARDARLHILDVMNEAIDAPDEMAPTAPRIITVQVPVDKIGEVIGPKGKMINQIQDDTGADISIEDDGTVFIGAVDGPSAEAARNAINSIANPQMPEIGERFLGTVVKTTTFGAFISLLPGKDGLLHISEVRKLVGGKRIDAVEDVLGVGQTVQVELKEIDPRGKLSLAAVLTEEQQAAADASGGGDRDGGERRERGDRDGGERRERRDRDGDREGGRDGDREGGRRRRRGGRGRGDGESVEQGSDNAESDALVAAQPEGAPASSEDAS